AACAAAACTTTTTTGCAGTCGACTTGGGCGCAACGAGCGGCCGTACTATCTTGGGTACTTTTATTGAAGGTGGATTGAATCTGGAAGAAATCAATCGTTTTCCTAATCACTTGATTGAAGTGGGCGGGCATTTCTATTGGGATATTTATGCATTATATCGTCATGTCATTGAAGGATTAAAATTGGTGGCTCACCGTGGCGAGTCTATTGCTTCTATCGGTATTGATACGTGGGGAGTGGATTTTGTTTGTGTCGGAAAAGACGGAAACTTACTTCGTCAGCCTTATGCATATCGTGACCCTCATACGGTAGGAGCTCCGGACGCTCTCTTTTCCCGCATCTCCCGTAGCAAGGTATATGAAAAGACGGGTATTCAGATAATGAATTTTAATTCACTTTTTCAGTTAGATACTTTACGCCGTAATAATGATAGCGCATTGGAGGCAGCGGATAAGATATTGTTTATGCCGGATGCATTAAGTTATATGCTGACCGGGAAAATGGTGATGGAATATACGATTGCTTCGACTGCTCAATTGGTGAATGCACAAACTCGAAGTCTCGAACCGGAGTTACTGAAAGTGGTTGGATTGACAGAGAAGAACTTCGGTCGTTTTGTATTCCCGGGTGAAAAGGTAGGAGTATTGACAGAAGAAGTGCAGAAAATAACCGGATTGGGAGCTGTGCCTGTGATTGCTGTGATCGGACATGATACGGGGGCTGCTGTTGCCGCTGTTCCAGCGTTAGACCGTAATTTTGCTTATTTGAGTAGCGGTACTTGGTCGTTGATGGGAGTTGAAACGGACGCTCCGGTGATTAATACCGAAACAGAAACCTTGAATTTTACGAATGAAGGTGGTGTGGAAGGAACAATTCGTCTGCTGAAGAATATTTGCGGAATGTGGCTATTGGAACGTTGCCGTTTGAATTGGGGAGATACAAGTTATCCTGAGTTAATCAGCGAGGCAGATGCTTGCGAACCGTTCCGCAGCCTGATTAATCCGGATGATGATTGCTTTGTAAACCCTGCGAATATGGAAAAATCGATTGCTGCCTATTGCCATGCCACTGGACAGCCTGTTCCCGAACAACGTGGACAAGTAGTGCGTTGTATCTTTGAGAGTCTGGCCTTGCGTTATCGTCAGGTGTTGGAGAACTTGCGTTCTCTTTCTCCTCGTCCGATTGAAACATTGCATGTGATTGGCGGTGGCAGCCGTAACGATTTACTGAACCAGTTTACTGCCAATGCTATCGGTATTCCGGTAGTTGCGGGACCGTCCGAAGCCACTGCTATCGGTAATGTGATGATTCAGGCAATGGCGGCGGGGGAAGCAACGGATATGGCAGGTATGCGTCGGCTAATTCAGCGGTCTGTTCCTTTAAAAACTTATCATCCACAAGATACGGATGCTTGGGATACGGCTTATATCCACTTTAAAAACTGCATTCGATAATTAATAAATAACCGGTGGAATATCATTTTAAACAATAGAATATCATGAAAAAAGAAGAACTGATTCAGAAAGCGTATGAGATTGCTGTGGAACGTTATGCAGCGGTAGGGGTAGACACCGAACAAGTATTGAAAACCATGCAGGATTTTCATCTGTCACTTCATTGTTGGCAGGCTGACGACGTAGCAGGATTTGAAGTACAGGCCGGTTCGTTGACTGGTGGTATCCAGGCTACCGGTAACTATCCGGGTAAAGCCCGCAATATTGACGAACTGCGTGCCGATATCTTGAAAGCCGCTTCTTATATCCCGGGTACTCATCGGCTGAACCTGCATGAGATTTACGGAGATTTTCAGAGGAAGGTGGTAGACCGCGATCAGGTGGAACCCGAACATTTCAAAAGCTGGATAGAGTGGGGGAAAGAACATAATATGAAACTGGACTTTAATTCTACTTCTTTCTCACATCCGAAATCCGGTGATTTGTCGCTTTCTAACCCGGATGAGGGTATCCGCCAGTTCTGGATTGAACATACGAAACGTTGTCGTGCAGTGGCCGAAGAAATGGGTAAAGCGCAAGGTGATCCTTGCATCATGAATCTTTGGGTACACGACGGAAGCAAGGATATTACAGTCAATCGTATGAAATACCGTGCACTGTTGAAAGATTCTCTGGACCAGATTTTCGCTACTGGATATAAGAATATGAAAGACTGTATCGAATCTAAGGTGTTTGGTATCGGTTTGGAAAGTTATACGGTAGGTTCTAATGACTTCTACATCGGCTATGGTGCTTCACACAATAAGATGATTACATTGGATACAGGTCACTTTCATCCGACAGAAAGTGTGGCTGACAAAGTATCTTCATTGTTACTTTATGTTCCTGAACTGATGCTGCACGTAAGCCGTCCGGTACGTTGGGATTCCGACCACGTCACTATCATGGATGATCCTACTATGGAACTGTTCAGTGAAATCGTTCGTTGTGGTGCACTAGATCGTGTACACTATGGCCTTGATTATTTCGATGCATCTATCAATCGTATCGGTGCTTATGTAATCGGTAGCCGTGCTGCACAGAAATGTATGACTCGTGCTTTGCTTGAACCGATTGCCAAATTGCGTGAATACGAAGCTAACGGACAAGGATTTCAGCGTTTGGCTTTGCTTGAAGAAGAAAAAGCGCTTCCTTGGAATGCGGTATGGGATATGTTCTGCTTGAAAAATAATGTTCCGGTAGGCGAAGATTTCATTGCGGAGATCGAAAAGTACGAAGCTGAAGTAACTTCTAAACGATAAGTTATGGATATTCTGATCGGCTTGCTGATTATAGCCATTGGTAGCTTTTGCCAGTCTAGTTCTTATGTACCTATTAAAAAGGTAAAAGAGTGGAGTTGGGAAAGCTTTTGGTTGATACAAGGTGTATTTGCCTGGTTAGTGTTTCCGTTCCTGGGATCATTGCTGGGGGTGTCCGAAGGAGGCAGTTTGTTTGAACTGTGGGGAGCTGGAGGTGCCGGAATGAGCATCTTGTATGGCATATTGTGGGGAGTAGGAGGATTGACTTTCGGGCTTTCCATGCGTTATCTGGGTGTTGCATTGGGACAGAGCATCTCGTTGGGGACTTGTGCCGGTTTCGGAACGCTCCTTCCGGCTCTTTTTGCGGGAACAAATTTGTTCGAAGGTAACGGACTGGTTCTTCTGCTAGGTGTTTGTATTACGTTAGCCGGTATTGCGATTATTGGCTATGCTGGTAGTTTGCGTGCGCAGAATATGAGTGAAGAAGAAAAGCGCGCTGCTGTGAAAGACTTTGCTTTGACGAAGGGATTGTTGGTAGCGTTGCTGGCAGGTGTGATGAGTGCCTGTTTCGCTTTGGGACTGGATGCCGGGACACCTATCAAGGAGGCTGCATTAGCGGGAGGAGTTGAAGGACTTTATGCAGGTCTTCCTGTTATCTTTCTGGTTACATTCGGAGGGTTCCTGACAAATGCAATTTATTGTTTGCAACAGAATGTGACTAATAAATCCATGAATGACTATGCTAAAGGGAAAGTGTGGAGTAACAATTTAGTATTCTGTGCGTTGGCCGGTGTGCTGTGGTATATGCAGTTCTTCGGACTGGAAATGGGAAAGAGCTTTCTTGCCGAAAGCCCCGTATTACTGGCTTTTTCCTGGTGTATCCTAATGGCATTGAATGTGACCTTCAGTAATGTCTGGGGGATTATCCTGAAAGAATGGAAGGGAGTATCTGTGAAAACAATCACTGTGCTGGTTTGTGGACTGCTGGTGTTGATTTTCTCGCTGGTATTCCCGAATTTGTTTTAAATAATAGATATATATGAAATCAATTTTAGAAAATCGCTCGGCACTTGCCAAGGAAGTAGACAAGGTAGCAGAAGTTGCCGGATACTTGTGGCAGAAAGGATGGGCTGAACGTAATGGCGGTAATATCACCATTAATATCACAGAATTTGTAGACGATGAAATTCGTCGGATGCAGCCGATTAGTGAAGTCAGGTCAATCGGTGTCACACTGCCTTATCTCAAAGGCTGTTATTTTTACTGTAAAGGAACCAACAAACGTATGCGTGATTTAGCTCGCTGGCCGATGGAGAATGGTTCGGTAATCCGGATTTTGGATGATTGTGCCAGTTATGTTATTATAGCTGATGAGGCGGTTGTCCCGACATCAGAGCTGCCTTCTCATTTGAGCGTGCATAATGACTTGTTGAGTAAGAATTCTCCTTATAAGGCTTCCGTACATACTCACCCTATCGAATTGATTGCAATGACGCATTGTGAAAAATTCCTTCAAAAGGATGTGGCTACCAATTTGTTGTGGAGTATGATTCCGGAGACAAAGGCATTCTGCCCGAGAGGTTTGGGAATCATTCCTTATAAGTTGCCTAGTTCGGTAGAACTGGCAGAAGCTACGATTAAGGAATTGCAGGACTATGATGTGGTGATGTGGGAAAAGCATGGAGTATTTGCTGTTGACTGCGATGCGATGCAGGCTTTCGACCAAATTGACGTATTAAATAAATCCGCATTAATTTATATTGCAGCCAAGAATATGGGCTTCGAACCGGATGGCATGAGCCGGGAACAGATGAAGGAAATGACTGTTGCCTTCAATCTTCCTAAATAATATTTGTATTAATCATTGAATTTATCTACTTTAGCGACCGCAATATTTCCTACAATAGGAGATGTTGCGGTTAACCCTTTAAACAAAATAACACAACCATGAATCGCATTATTTTAAATGAGACTTCTTATTTCGGCGCAGGTTGCCGGAGTGTAATTGCTGTGGAAGCAGCTAGACGTGGCTTTAAGAAAGCCTTTTTTGTTACAGATAAAGACCTTGTCAAGTTCGGTGTAGCTGCCGAAATCATCAAAGTATTCGACGACAATAAGATTCCTTATGAACTTTACAGTGATGTAAAAGCCAATCCTACTATTGCCAATGTACAGAATGGTGTGGCTGCATATAAAGCTTCCGGTGCTGATTTTATCGTGGCATTGGGTGGTGGTTCTTCTATTGATACGGCAAAAGGTATTGGTATTGTAGTGAACAATCCGGATTTCGCAGATGTGAAATCTTTGGAAGGGGTGGCCGATACCAAACATAAGGCTGTGCCGACCTTCGCATTGCCTACTACCGCAGGAACTGCTGCCGAAGTGACTATCAATTACGTGATTATCGACGAAGATGCCCGTAAGAAAATGGTTTGCGTAGACCCGAATGACATTCCGGCAGTGGCTATTGTGGACCCGGAATTGATGTATTCTATGCCGAAAGGGCTGACTGCTGCTACGGGTATGGATGCTTTGACGCATGCTATCGAAAGTTACATCACTCCGGGAGCTTGGGCGATGAGCGATATGTTTGAACTGAAAGCCATTGAAATGATTGCGCAGAATCTGAAAGCGGCTGTGGATAATGGCAAAGATGTAGTTGCCCGCGAAGCGATGTCTCAAGCACAATATATTGCTGGTATGGGATTCTCAAATGTAGGTTTGGGAATCGTTCACTCAATGGCTCACCCGTTGGGTGCTTTCTATGATACTCCTCATGGGGTGGCAAATGCTTTATTGTTGCCTTATGTAATGGAATATAATGCCGAATCTCCGGCTGCTCCGAAATATATCAATATAGCGAAAGCTATGGGAGTCGAAACTGCCGGTATGAGTGAGGCGGAAGGTGTAAAAGCGGCTATTGAAGCGGTAAAATCTCTTTCTCTCAGTATCGGTATCCCGCAAAAATTGCATGAGATCAATGTGAAAGAAGAAGATATCCCTGCATTGGCGGTAGCTGCCTTTAATGATGTTTGTACGGGTGGTAACCCTCGTCCTACATCAGTTGAAGACATTGAAGTATTATATCGCAAAGCATTTTAATGTTTAAATAATATTTGTTTGTGAGAAACATCCGGATGTATCCAAAAAGACACTCCGGGTGTTTTTTGTTTCTTAGCATACGATTTCTGAAGATAATTCTTATTTTTGTCTAACCCAAATTGTATGAGAACACATTGATATGGCTGAGGACAATGGCTTAGGAGTGGAATTTAAATACTTGATTGTAAATGACATGGACCGGAAATTCGGTTTGTGGGTTAATACGCTCGGTTATCAGTCTATTCCTCCCGACTCTCCTTATCCGTTGAAAGAACATTCTGTCTCCAAAAAACAAGATTTTTGAAATGAGTGATGTCGATCAGAAGATTGAACAGGCCAAGATTATAATGAATGAAAATGTAGCCGGCAATGTGGATCCGGAGGAGTTGGCGATGAGGTTGAATATTAGCTATTCATGGTTCCACCGTGTTTTCAAAGAATATACAGGATATGCTCCCGCCAAATACTTTCAAGAACTGAAACTTCGTAAAGCCAAACAACTACTGGTCGGTACTTCCCAATCCGTCAAGGAGATTCTTTTTTTTCTTGGTTTCCAGTCTACCGAATACTTCTTTTCTTTTTTCAAGAAGCGTACAGGGCTTACTTCGTTGGAGTATCGTTCGTTTGGGAGAGAAGAGTGAATTTATAGTATATCAACGAAATATATAGTTGTGAATAAGTGAATCTTGCCTTGTTTATAAACAGTCCTCGTTTAGGAGCAATTATTTTATTTTTAGATAATTAACCTGTTAATAACTTTGTTGGTATTCTTGTTGGTAACTGAAAGGAACTTGTGAATTGAACTACTATTGAAAGAGTCTACATAAAAAAGAAGAATCGCATTTCTACGATTCTTCTTTTTCTAGTTGCGGAGATCCGACTCGAACGAATGACCTTTGGGTTATGAGCCCAACGAGCTACCAACTGCTCCACTCCGCGATGTTTAACGGGTGCAAAGGTACGGCTTTTTTTGAGACAAACAAATAAATTGCTGAATATTTTTCGAATAAATCATCATTTATTTCTTATTTTGCTGAAAATGAGCAGGATAATGATGATAGTTTTTTTAGTACCTATTAATATACAAATGTTAAT
The nucleotide sequence above comes from Bacteroides caccae. Encoded proteins:
- the rhaD gene encoding rhamnulose-1-phosphate aldolase, which translates into the protein MKSILENRSALAKEVDKVAEVAGYLWQKGWAERNGGNITINITEFVDDEIRRMQPISEVRSIGVTLPYLKGCYFYCKGTNKRMRDLARWPMENGSVIRILDDCASYVIIADEAVVPTSELPSHLSVHNDLLSKNSPYKASVHTHPIELIAMTHCEKFLQKDVATNLLWSMIPETKAFCPRGLGIIPYKLPSSVELAEATIKELQDYDVVMWEKHGVFAVDCDAMQAFDQIDVLNKSALIYIAAKNMGFEPDGMSREQMKEMTVAFNLPK
- the rhaB gene encoding rhamnulokinase, with protein sequence MKQNFFAVDLGATSGRTILGTFIEGGLNLEEINRFPNHLIEVGGHFYWDIYALYRHVIEGLKLVAHRGESIASIGIDTWGVDFVCVGKDGNLLRQPYAYRDPHTVGAPDALFSRISRSKVYEKTGIQIMNFNSLFQLDTLRRNNDSALEAADKILFMPDALSYMLTGKMVMEYTIASTAQLVNAQTRSLEPELLKVVGLTEKNFGRFVFPGEKVGVLTEEVQKITGLGAVPVIAVIGHDTGAAVAAVPALDRNFAYLSSGTWSLMGVETDAPVINTETETLNFTNEGGVEGTIRLLKNICGMWLLERCRLNWGDTSYPELISEADACEPFRSLINPDDDCFVNPANMEKSIAAYCHATGQPVPEQRGQVVRCIFESLALRYRQVLENLRSLSPRPIETLHVIGGGSRNDLLNQFTANAIGIPVVAGPSEATAIGNVMIQAMAAGEATDMAGMRRLIQRSVPLKTYHPQDTDAWDTAYIHFKNCIR
- the fucO gene encoding lactaldehyde reductase encodes the protein MNRIILNETSYFGAGCRSVIAVEAARRGFKKAFFVTDKDLVKFGVAAEIIKVFDDNKIPYELYSDVKANPTIANVQNGVAAYKASGADFIVALGGGSSIDTAKGIGIVVNNPDFADVKSLEGVADTKHKAVPTFALPTTAGTAAEVTINYVIIDEDARKKMVCVDPNDIPAVAIVDPELMYSMPKGLTAATGMDALTHAIESYITPGAWAMSDMFELKAIEMIAQNLKAAVDNGKDVVAREAMSQAQYIAGMGFSNVGLGIVHSMAHPLGAFYDTPHGVANALLLPYVMEYNAESPAAPKYINIAKAMGVETAGMSEAEGVKAAIEAVKSLSLSIGIPQKLHEINVKEEDIPALAVAAFNDVCTGGNPRPTSVEDIEVLYRKAF
- the rhaT gene encoding L-rhamnose/proton symporter RhaT encodes the protein MDILIGLLIIAIGSFCQSSSYVPIKKVKEWSWESFWLIQGVFAWLVFPFLGSLLGVSEGGSLFELWGAGGAGMSILYGILWGVGGLTFGLSMRYLGVALGQSISLGTCAGFGTLLPALFAGTNLFEGNGLVLLLGVCITLAGIAIIGYAGSLRAQNMSEEEKRAAVKDFALTKGLLVALLAGVMSACFALGLDAGTPIKEAALAGGVEGLYAGLPVIFLVTFGGFLTNAIYCLQQNVTNKSMNDYAKGKVWSNNLVFCALAGVLWYMQFFGLEMGKSFLAESPVLLAFSWCILMALNVTFSNVWGIILKEWKGVSVKTITVLVCGLLVLIFSLVFPNLF
- a CDS encoding L-rhamnose isomerase; translated protein: MKKEELIQKAYEIAVERYAAVGVDTEQVLKTMQDFHLSLHCWQADDVAGFEVQAGSLTGGIQATGNYPGKARNIDELRADILKAASYIPGTHRLNLHEIYGDFQRKVVDRDQVEPEHFKSWIEWGKEHNMKLDFNSTSFSHPKSGDLSLSNPDEGIRQFWIEHTKRCRAVAEEMGKAQGDPCIMNLWVHDGSKDITVNRMKYRALLKDSLDQIFATGYKNMKDCIESKVFGIGLESYTVGSNDFYIGYGASHNKMITLDTGHFHPTESVADKVSSLLLYVPELMLHVSRPVRWDSDHVTIMDDPTMELFSEIVRCGALDRVHYGLDYFDASINRIGAYVIGSRAAQKCMTRALLEPIAKLREYEANGQGFQRLALLEEEKALPWNAVWDMFCLKNNVPVGEDFIAEIEKYEAEVTSKR